A genomic segment from Flammeovirga pectinis encodes:
- a CDS encoding replication initiation protein: MDILNKIRTSSNKVKRSNRFIKAKQKKPLPLVSQKLLLFAFTLNDLTVEDEIEFKVSEFLGRHPGGKDLKQLDFGCDALSSAKITLGEGDHDSKTFDREYIPLFSKIKLDKTSIKFQFNGNFKNILSPSSNYTQYLYSSVRHMRSPHAVRMYDLLSQGVGKYNSRKISVEELKSILGLSDSKSYKSFAAFNRSILQKCLKDINENTDLEVNLELIKTGRRCTHLEFFFKKKEKEQPKTIEIGQTANQPVNNAAQEPQQNSLQQKMKMLQSLGFSREEILRELLKTDVEVGGNEQEETIDVDPVTVNEQPMQQATTTPRPTSQGSLEFDFQEKVDKLHLRLNEIGLTAEVVSVAIKKYQSDPNWKIWPELNNVKMAMRDGASYPNKHTLKKWIIDQK, encoded by the coding sequence ATGGACATTTTAAATAAAATTCGAACAAGTAGTAATAAAGTAAAGAGAAGTAACCGATTTATTAAGGCGAAGCAAAAGAAACCCCTTCCCTTAGTATCTCAGAAGCTACTCCTATTTGCCTTTACATTAAATGATTTAACGGTAGAGGATGAAATCGAATTTAAAGTTTCTGAATTTTTAGGTCGACATCCTGGTGGAAAGGATTTAAAGCAACTAGATTTTGGTTGTGATGCTTTATCGAGTGCAAAAATAACGCTAGGAGAGGGAGATCACGACTCTAAAACATTTGATAGAGAGTATATTCCACTTTTTAGTAAGATTAAATTAGACAAGACTTCTATAAAGTTTCAGTTTAATGGAAACTTTAAAAATATATTATCGCCAAGTTCTAATTATACACAATACCTGTATTCTAGTGTGCGCCATATGCGTTCTCCTCATGCAGTAAGAATGTATGATTTACTCTCTCAGGGTGTTGGTAAATACAATTCTAGAAAGATATCTGTAGAAGAACTAAAATCTATATTAGGTCTTTCAGATTCAAAATCATACAAAAGTTTTGCAGCCTTTAATAGATCAATTTTACAGAAATGTTTAAAAGATATTAATGAGAATACAGACCTAGAAGTTAATCTCGAATTAATAAAAACAGGTAGAAGGTGTACGCACTTAGAGTTCTTCTTTAAGAAAAAAGAGAAAGAACAGCCTAAAACTATAGAAATTGGACAAACGGCCAATCAACCTGTAAATAATGCAGCTCAGGAACCTCAGCAGAATAGTCTACAACAGAAAATGAAGATGCTCCAATCTTTAGGCTTTTCTAGAGAAGAGATTTTAAGAGAGTTATTAAAAACAGATGTAGAAGTTGGTGGTAACGAGCAAGAAGAAACAATAGATGTTGATCCTGTTACGGTTAATGAACAACCAATGCAACAGGCTACAACTACTCCTAGACCTACATCTCAAGGTTCTTTAGAATTTGATTTTCAGGAGAAGGTAGACAAACTTCATTTAAGATTGAATGAGATTGGTTTAACAGCAGAGGTTGTATCTGTTGCCATCAAGAAATACCAATCTGATCCAAATTGGAAAATATGGCCAGAGTTGAATAACGTAAAAATGGCAATGAGAGATGGAGCAAGTTATCCAAATAAACATACACTTAAGAAATGGATTATTGATCAGAAATAA
- a CDS encoding helix-turn-helix domain-containing protein: MIGDNIVKLRKKNNMQQKELAQLIDISVQGLIKWEKGKVEIPYSGLSKIADVFKVPLDYIVKGAPSKVISLINSKGGNTKSSLLRQIAVGIVTEHPEIKVLCIDTDPQQTLVMYSENGLHENIKVIGFDSNSIAVSEKYRKLIEESQYKYDYILVDTAGYVAVTDLLTSIIANSDVVVPITLNETALGPTISSISNIADVRDSLDLPTKIIGIRNRVNRTVKESKMPFELDGYMGLKLMDSFLPDAIQYQRDTNFSNTSITKEVKEIVNELLPIID; the protein is encoded by the coding sequence ATGATCGGAGACAACATAGTAAAACTTCGTAAGAAAAATAATATGCAACAGAAGGAGTTAGCTCAGCTAATTGACATTTCTGTGCAAGGTTTAATAAAATGGGAGAAAGGAAAAGTAGAAATTCCTTACTCTGGTTTATCTAAAATAGCTGACGTATTCAAAGTTCCCCTAGATTACATCGTTAAAGGAGCACCTTCTAAGGTCATTTCTTTAATTAATTCTAAAGGTGGTAATACAAAATCCTCATTATTGCGTCAAATAGCTGTTGGTATTGTTACAGAACACCCTGAAATAAAGGTTTTATGTATTGATACCGACCCTCAGCAAACTTTAGTAATGTATTCTGAGAACGGATTACATGAAAACATAAAAGTAATTGGGTTTGATTCCAATTCTATTGCCGTTTCTGAGAAATATAGAAAGCTAATTGAGGAAAGTCAGTACAAGTATGACTACATATTGGTAGATACTGCAGGTTATGTAGCCGTTACAGACCTACTTACAAGTATTATCGCTAATTCTGATGTAGTTGTTCCGATAACATTGAACGAAACCGCTCTAGGGCCTACAATATCGAGTATTTCTAACATTGCAGATGTAAGAGACTCTTTAGATTTACCAACTAAGATAATTGGTATTAGAAATAGAGTGAATAGAACGGTGAAAGAATCTAAAATGCCATTCGAATTAGATGGTTATATGGGATTAAAATTGATGGATTCGTTCTTACCAGATGCTATTCAGTACCAAAGAGATACTAATTTTAGCAATACTTCAATCACTAAAGAAGTGAAGGAGATAGTAAACGAATTACTTCCTATTATTGATTAA
- a CDS encoding ParB/Srx family N-terminal domain-containing protein: protein MLNLDKFKQKEEKRIKEGKTTLREKKSQEKLTQIDYKSPGAFHIEPEFRELIRKQNDDEAANFEVSIKEEGVREPILYWTHTLRDKSGARVVHTVVDGHHRCEAAIKLNLDFIPSKEMKFESYNDVRIWMLRNQLGRRNIGDAEKIRIALQLTEFLSIEAKERKKKQVEAFNKGAADKTTTTPKKAEKEVVSVEQQDINAFKSDLNIGASGKINRAEEAAKIAGVSTKNVTKMKKVIEKGSNDLLSSVMDGVTSIHKAWSDIRNKEKEDKSVISKSKKVVDKELTPRQIQLLLNNKESISTISRVALAFRHPDLEFDTLNLTGLRYTHFNDFSARYIEQNQQVRQSKNIDVVQLVKLNEKEYAPAIVGYQIFSTIADLENLHSLEELSRFCHKFYVVVHDKLQEDAVLQVQKQNLTIGVLSITADKTIKSIHESHYNMVEEHQELQIMRESFTRMSK, encoded by the coding sequence ATGCTGAACCTAGATAAGTTTAAACAAAAAGAGGAGAAAAGGATAAAAGAGGGCAAAACTACCCTTCGTGAAAAGAAATCACAGGAAAAATTAACGCAAATTGATTATAAATCTCCGGGTGCTTTTCATATCGAACCAGAATTTAGAGAACTTATTCGTAAACAAAACGACGATGAGGCGGCTAATTTTGAGGTTTCAATTAAAGAAGAAGGTGTTAGAGAGCCAATCTTGTATTGGACGCATACTTTAAGAGATAAATCAGGTGCTAGGGTTGTACACACTGTTGTTGACGGTCACCATAGATGTGAAGCAGCAATTAAGTTGAATTTAGATTTCATTCCTTCTAAAGAGATGAAATTTGAATCTTACAATGATGTACGTATTTGGATGCTTCGTAATCAATTAGGAAGAAGAAATATTGGTGATGCAGAAAAAATCAGAATTGCTTTACAGTTAACTGAATTTTTAAGCATAGAAGCTAAAGAACGTAAAAAGAAACAAGTTGAGGCCTTTAATAAAGGAGCTGCTGACAAAACAACAACTACCCCAAAGAAAGCTGAAAAAGAAGTTGTTTCTGTGGAACAACAAGATATAAATGCTTTTAAAAGTGATTTAAATATAGGTGCTTCAGGAAAAATTAATAGGGCAGAAGAAGCTGCTAAGATTGCTGGAGTATCTACTAAGAATGTCACTAAAATGAAGAAAGTGATTGAAAAGGGGTCAAATGATCTACTTTCATCTGTAATGGATGGTGTCACTTCAATTCATAAAGCATGGTCTGATATTAGAAATAAAGAAAAGGAAGACAAAAGTGTTATTTCTAAGTCTAAAAAAGTAGTCGACAAAGAACTTACGCCTCGTCAGATTCAATTATTATTAAATAATAAGGAGTCTATATCAACTATTAGTCGTGTTGCTTTAGCATTTCGTCATCCAGACTTAGAATTTGATACTTTAAACCTAACAGGACTTCGTTATACACACTTTAATGATTTTTCTGCAAGATATATTGAGCAGAATCAGCAGGTACGCCAGAGTAAGAATATAGACGTTGTACAGTTAGTTAAATTGAATGAGAAAGAATATGCTCCTGCTATAGTTGGGTACCAAATTTTTTCTACAATTGCAGACTTAGAGAACCTTCATTCTTTAGAGGAGTTATCGCGCTTCTGTCATAAGTTTTATGTTGTTGTACATGATAAATTACAAGAAGACGCAGTTCTTCAGGTACAAAAACAAAACCTTACAATAGGAGTATTAAGCATTACTGCTGATAAAACCATAAAGAGTATTCATGAAAGCCATTACAATATGGTAGAAGAGCATCAGGAGTTACAAATAATGCGAGAAAGCTTCACTAGAATGAGCAAATAA
- a CDS encoding M15 family metallopeptidase → MQTIKSIFKYFFLAITLIITITTASYLIHPRKTFSYCKSGLVVVLKTVNRTKPYPTKNGVHPILAAKVTKVLTAAHKKGIDLRVVRGFRSFEEQEKLFNQGRTTKGGIVTNAIPGLSYHNYGWAVDVCEYRNGQPYWSSKKWDEIGSFGKNQGLVWGGDWTNFVDRPHLQLSIQDILTEVIF, encoded by the coding sequence ATGCAAACAATTAAATCAATTTTTAAATACTTCTTTCTAGCCATAACTTTAATAATTACCATTACTACCGCCAGTTACTTGATTCACCCTAGAAAAACATTCTCTTATTGTAAAAGTGGTTTAGTTGTCGTTTTAAAAACCGTAAACAGAACAAAACCATATCCTACTAAGAATGGTGTACACCCTATTTTAGCAGCTAAAGTGACGAAAGTACTTACTGCTGCACATAAAAAAGGAATAGACCTACGTGTTGTGAGAGGCTTTAGAAGTTTTGAAGAACAGGAGAAGTTATTTAATCAAGGACGGACTACAAAAGGAGGTATTGTAACCAATGCAATCCCTGGGCTATCGTACCATAATTATGGGTGGGCAGTAGATGTTTGCGAGTATAGAAATGGACAACCTTACTGGAGTTCTAAAAAATGGGATGAAATTGGCAGTTTTGGCAAAAATCAAGGATTAGTTTGGGGAGGTGATTGGACAAATTTTGTTGATAGACCTCACTTACAATTATCAATACAAGATATTCTTACCGAAGTTATTTTTTAA
- a CDS encoding YchJ family protein yields MKELNECPCRSGKTYIECCGVAHKDIMKVKTAEQLMRSRYTAFTMANGNYLHKSHYSKTRPTSKAERRDTERWAKAVQWIKLDILNVIDGKEEDATGVVEFKAYYLDKHLPGIIHEKSTFRKENGHWVYDAAI; encoded by the coding sequence ATGAAAGAACTTAATGAATGCCCTTGTAGATCTGGTAAAACATATATAGAATGTTGTGGAGTAGCCCATAAAGATATTATGAAAGTAAAGACAGCAGAACAGTTAATGCGTTCTAGATATACAGCCTTTACTATGGCAAATGGAAATTACCTTCATAAAAGTCATTATTCTAAAACTAGACCTACTAGTAAAGCAGAACGAAGAGATACAGAAAGGTGGGCAAAGGCTGTGCAATGGATTAAACTAGATATCTTGAATGTTATAGATGGTAAGGAAGAAGATGCTACAGGAGTAGTAGAATTTAAAGCCTATTATTTAGATAAACATCTGCCGGGTATTATTCACGAAAAATCTACTTTTAGAAAAGAAAATGGACATTGGGTTTACGATGCGGCTATCTAA
- a CDS encoding GIY-YIG nuclease family protein, translating into MQEQFFYAVATIFALVFVLLIPVMFLLRGKKLKKQNNLLSVKSNSDEKYNDLLERYTTLQNKLEKQKNEYDTNLNDLERELVVKGDDLSAIAKRLINDYVEFLSTKVTSSNYVEVKHQLEEVFEFCEVHNFKDKEGKDGAKKDLKHRFEELVRKDIQVQEQTRLQNQMHDEKVMQGKVIQELERLTSEKETLSEALNTALQEANEKQVELLQLKLNRVEENIERATSQSKNTTSGFVYILSNFGAFGEDVFKIGMTQDENPNRLINEFGNATVPYPFDIHAMIPSDNAAALLEKLHSQLNKYRVNRVDLEKNFFSVSIQNIIDIVEEAESKVTFTKDPEALEYFRSMETTAEELNYLSKVKK; encoded by the coding sequence ATGCAAGAGCAATTTTTTTACGCAGTTGCTACTATTTTCGCCTTAGTATTTGTTTTGTTGATTCCTGTAATGTTTTTACTAAGAGGTAAGAAATTAAAAAAACAGAATAACTTACTAAGTGTAAAATCTAATTCTGATGAAAAGTATAATGACCTTTTAGAGCGTTACACAACACTCCAAAATAAGTTAGAGAAGCAGAAAAATGAATATGATACTAATTTAAATGATTTAGAACGTGAGTTAGTAGTTAAAGGAGACGACCTGTCTGCTATAGCAAAGCGTTTGATAAATGACTATGTTGAATTCTTATCCACAAAAGTAACTTCTAGTAATTACGTAGAAGTGAAACACCAATTAGAAGAAGTTTTTGAATTCTGCGAAGTGCATAACTTTAAAGATAAAGAAGGTAAAGATGGTGCCAAGAAAGATTTAAAACACCGCTTTGAGGAGTTGGTAAGAAAAGATATTCAAGTTCAAGAACAAACTCGATTACAAAATCAGATGCATGATGAAAAAGTGATGCAAGGGAAAGTAATTCAAGAGTTAGAACGTTTGACATCAGAAAAAGAGACGTTATCAGAAGCTTTAAATACTGCATTACAAGAAGCCAACGAGAAACAAGTAGAATTACTTCAATTAAAATTAAATAGAGTAGAAGAGAATATTGAAAGGGCGACTTCTCAATCTAAAAATACAACTTCGGGTTTTGTATATATACTTTCAAATTTTGGAGCATTTGGCGAAGATGTATTTAAAATTGGTATGACGCAAGATGAGAATCCTAACAGGTTAATTAATGAGTTTGGTAATGCAACAGTACCATACCCATTCGATATCCACGCAATGATACCATCAGACAATGCTGCAGCTCTACTAGAAAAGTTACACAGTCAGCTGAATAAGTATAGAGTGAATAGGGTAGATTTAGAGAAAAATTTCTTCTCTGTTTCCATTCAAAATATTATAGATATTGTAGAAGAGGCGGAGAGTAAAGTAACATTTACCAAAGACCCTGAAGCTCTAGAGTATTTTAGATCTATGGAAACCACAGCAGAAGAACTAAATTACTTATCTAAAGTAAAGAAATAA
- a CDS encoding serine/threonine-protein kinase encodes MDKKLHQQASEILAKVLELPKDNALEFIKEACGTNELLYNEVISLYNEFTEINIVADNTKKEKTKEHFFLTNKQEDKSNFINKLRVRLFTKKRSRLLLITTALICLLGLGYYLRQEVYTTIVTSELEEKIAENKTTAVIIKDWVSTEKDKLQRFAKTDIIINLGKSLIELEKKNLSLEEYNREVVPLSDQMLKIQKVYQMEAIGIMSKNTPMVLLNSYHAKIGLASDFNFEQLGNAFYTPHVKARNGETLFIPPIHNSESLFSKTILYKDADCVFLTPIKDTKGNILCILYSATFAKGKFSKLFIPSQHGHSSETYAIDTDFQMISKTRFNDVLKSTVLIPNTPDATSIFYININNPGENVMTGKTPALNPSEWPLTESAQAIKQYLDQPSSFQNFGAISHVYKNYQGVEVIGAWKWMDDLGFGIISEEYAEDSLDIIPKLDFLFIILYIIITGLLFVLYNSNITLLRYNKKINQLHQLGQYKLLDKIGEGGFGEVYKAEHVLLKMPVAIKLLKKEISNDDSIMRFEKEVKITSSLKHPNTIKVYDFGRSPDGNFYYVMEYIKGITLSRALEIQQPFPLGRVIHVLLQVCYSLQEAHTNHLVHRDLKPLNILLSQQGGAYDQVKLLDFGLVKNLESQDEEVTQMHKIGGTPMFMAPERLRDPLNSDTKVDIYALGALGLYMLSGKFLVELISQKVMSGEETIQGNFRDMLIDRDDVPHGLKEILLKCIRFDPSKRLQTVDTLITVLEVQNKLHPWSREDAKDWWKTYDVY; translated from the coding sequence ATGGATAAAAAACTACATCAGCAAGCCTCTGAAATTTTGGCTAAAGTATTAGAATTACCGAAAGACAATGCACTTGAATTTATAAAGGAAGCTTGTGGAACTAACGAGCTTCTTTATAATGAAGTTATCTCTCTATATAATGAATTTACAGAAATAAATATAGTAGCAGATAACACTAAGAAAGAGAAAACAAAAGAGCATTTCTTCTTAACGAATAAGCAAGAAGATAAAAGTAACTTTATAAATAAGTTAAGGGTTCGTCTTTTTACAAAAAAGCGCTCTCGATTACTTCTTATTACTACAGCTTTAATTTGCCTACTCGGTTTAGGTTACTATTTAAGGCAAGAAGTATATACTACAATTGTGACTTCTGAATTAGAAGAAAAAATTGCAGAAAATAAGACTACTGCTGTTATAATTAAAGATTGGGTTTCTACTGAAAAAGATAAATTACAACGCTTTGCAAAAACAGATATAATAATAAACCTTGGGAAAAGTTTAATAGAATTAGAAAAGAAAAATCTCTCTTTAGAAGAATACAACAGAGAAGTTGTTCCGTTGTCTGATCAGATGCTTAAAATACAAAAGGTCTATCAGATGGAAGCTATTGGTATTATGAGTAAAAATACTCCTATGGTATTACTCAATAGTTATCATGCAAAAATAGGTTTAGCGTCTGATTTTAATTTTGAGCAACTAGGTAATGCGTTTTACACACCTCATGTTAAAGCCAGAAATGGAGAGACACTATTTATTCCTCCTATTCACAATTCTGAATCTTTATTCTCTAAAACAATTTTATATAAAGATGCCGACTGCGTTTTTCTAACTCCTATAAAAGATACAAAAGGAAACATTCTTTGTATTTTATACAGTGCTACTTTTGCTAAAGGAAAATTTTCTAAGTTATTTATTCCTAGTCAACATGGTCATTCATCAGAAACATATGCAATAGATACTGATTTCCAGATGATCTCTAAAACTAGGTTTAATGATGTACTTAAAAGTACGGTTCTTATCCCAAATACTCCAGATGCAACAAGTATCTTTTATATCAATATTAATAATCCAGGAGAAAATGTTATGACAGGTAAAACGCCTGCATTAAACCCTTCTGAATGGCCTTTAACAGAAAGTGCTCAGGCTATTAAACAGTATCTTGATCAACCTTCTTCATTCCAGAATTTTGGTGCTATTAGCCATGTTTATAAAAATTATCAAGGGGTTGAAGTTATCGGTGCATGGAAATGGATGGATGATTTAGGCTTTGGAATTATATCAGAAGAATATGCTGAAGACTCATTAGATATTATTCCTAAGTTAGATTTCCTTTTTATAATTCTATATATCATCATTACGGGGTTACTTTTCGTGCTCTATAACTCCAACATTACTTTACTTCGTTACAACAAAAAAATTAATCAGCTTCATCAATTAGGACAATATAAATTGCTTGATAAAATTGGAGAAGGTGGTTTTGGAGAAGTCTACAAAGCAGAACATGTTTTATTAAAAATGCCTGTCGCTATTAAACTTCTTAAAAAAGAAATTTCTAACGACGATAGTATTATGCGTTTTGAAAAAGAAGTAAAGATTACCTCTTCTTTAAAACATCCGAATACTATTAAAGTATATGATTTTGGTAGAAGCCCTGATGGTAATTTCTATTATGTAATGGAATACATTAAAGGCATTACACTTTCTAGAGCTTTAGAAATTCAGCAACCATTTCCTTTGGGAAGGGTTATTCATGTGCTATTACAGGTTTGCTATAGCTTACAAGAAGCACATACAAACCATTTAGTACATAGAGATTTAAAACCTCTAAATATACTTCTTTCTCAACAAGGTGGAGCTTATGATCAGGTAAAGTTATTAGACTTTGGTTTGGTTAAAAACTTAGAAAGCCAAGATGAAGAGGTAACGCAAATGCATAAAATTGGAGGCACACCAATGTTTATGGCTCCAGAAAGATTAAGAGACCCGCTTAATAGTGATACTAAAGTTGATATTTATGCACTAGGCGCTTTAGGATTATATATGCTAAGTGGAAAATTTTTGGTAGAATTAATTTCTCAGAAAGTGATGTCTGGCGAAGAAACCATCCAAGGTAACTTTAGAGACATGCTAATTGATAGAGATGATGTTCCACACGGTCTTAAAGAAATCTTATTAAAATGTATTCGCTTTGATCCATCAAAAAGATTACAAACTGTAGATACATTGATTACGGTTTTAGAAGTTCAAAATAAACTCCACCCTTGGAGCAGAGAAGATGCTAAGGATTGGTGGAAAACATATGATGTTTATTAA
- a CDS encoding sigma-70 family RNA polymerase sigma factor, with the protein MEKNEVSQLLNQLDLPQAKEKLYPLVYENLHNIANNLFRRERSGHTLQPTLLVNEAYLNLVDQDQINWQGRTHFFAVGAQAIRRILVHHARSTNAQKRGSGAHKLELEEGIAFVPEKEGMVLDIHEGLEQLALVHERQAQVVELKFFGGLKMQEIADELGVSIKTIEVDWKVAKAWLKKFMKSDI; encoded by the coding sequence ATGGAAAAAAACGAAGTATCTCAATTATTAAATCAGTTAGATTTACCTCAAGCCAAAGAAAAGTTATACCCATTAGTTTATGAAAATTTACATAATATAGCTAATAACCTTTTTCGTAGGGAAAGAAGTGGGCATACCCTTCAACCGACACTTTTAGTAAATGAAGCCTATTTAAATCTTGTAGATCAAGACCAAATTAATTGGCAAGGACGTACACATTTCTTTGCTGTAGGAGCACAAGCCATTCGTCGTATTTTGGTACATCATGCAAGATCTACAAATGCTCAGAAAAGAGGTTCTGGTGCACATAAACTAGAATTAGAAGAAGGGATTGCTTTCGTTCCAGAAAAAGAAGGAATGGTATTAGATATTCATGAGGGGTTAGAACAGCTTGCTTTAGTTCATGAACGACAAGCCCAAGTAGTTGAACTTAAATTTTTTGGTGGTTTAAAAATGCAAGAAATTGCCGATGAACTTGGCGTTTCTATTAAAACTATTGAAGTCGATTGGAAAGTGGCTAAAGCATGGTTGAAAAAGTTTATGAAATCGGATATTTAA
- a CDS encoding protein phosphatase 2C domain-containing protein yields MIKNVYQKGLSHSNHNEDAFYTHSLNKKFTVIAVMDGCSTGVDSYFASTLVKKLLKKICLELPKKKSLTDKLLIDELSTEALGKYITRTLFIQLVQLKNKLYLDYSELATTILISVINTETKRAWVMMSGDGVLNIDDEVILVDQQNIPHFLCYFLEDTFTNWFSNYTYHKEFSFTQKVILATDGVKTFSNQQLPAEELLRTFLDKGTQQLFRSPHMDDISVVCYSI; encoded by the coding sequence ATGATTAAAAACGTCTACCAAAAAGGTCTATCTCACTCTAACCATAATGAAGATGCGTTTTATACGCACTCCTTAAATAAAAAATTTACTGTAATTGCTGTAATGGATGGCTGTTCAACTGGTGTTGATAGCTACTTTGCATCTACTCTTGTTAAAAAGCTTTTAAAGAAAATTTGTTTAGAATTACCGAAAAAGAAATCTCTAACAGATAAATTATTAATAGATGAGTTATCTACAGAAGCTTTAGGAAAGTACATTACCAGGACTTTATTTATACAGTTGGTTCAACTAAAAAATAAATTATATCTTGATTATTCTGAATTAGCCACTACAATTTTAATTTCTGTAATTAATACAGAAACAAAAAGAGCTTGGGTAATGATGTCTGGTGATGGAGTATTAAATATTGATGATGAAGTTATCCTTGTCGACCAACAAAATATTCCACACTTTTTATGTTATTTCTTAGAAGATACATTTACAAATTGGTTTTCTAATTATACCTACCATAAAGAATTTTCTTTCACACAGAAAGTAATATTAGCTACTGATGGTGTGAAAACTTTTAGTAATCAACAATTACCTGCAGAAGAATTATTACGAACATTTTTAGATAAAGGAACACAACAATTATTTAGATCACCACATATGGATGATATTAGTGTAGTATGTTATTCTATTTAA
- a CDS encoding glycoside hydrolase family 9 protein, with product MKLSPIVLSIICLLFLSCSNSKEENRILINQEGYYRTATKIITVKTDKPAKFLLLSADKSKDILKGDVTNISPWKFSGETYGKIDLSSFKEAGAYVVWIEDIGYSDIINIKDNLGEQSLATSVEAYYLQRCSSPIEKEYAGIYAREGGHPDDKVLIHSSALNPGQDPKTTISSPKGWYDAGDYNKYIVNSGITTYTLLLVYKNYADILKPIELKIPVNNKNLPLYLDNIKWNLDWMFTMQDPLDGGVYHKLTNASFDGMVMPAKAQKKSRYVVQKSTAAALNFAAVFFHASRVFSEFDKTLAEDYKLAAIKALDWAEKNPSIIYDQVEMNKKYSPKITTGAYDDKNLSDEFIWAYTEAFLTTLDDTYYTKVEWSKGDYNKVPSWSNVEYLAIYSLLTMKYDIPKIAQKDFLLLKKMMTKKADVLASTYKSSAMSTSMGATNNDFVWGSNAVAANHAMFLLQAYAINFNKEYIDTAIGAFDFVMGRNPLDMCFLTGSGKQHPMHIHHRLSDADKIKEPLPGLLVGGPQNENNSDNCGYNNEFPATTYKDVVCSFTTNEIAINWNAPFVYMMAGLESHYGNKIDPLAQN from the coding sequence ATGAAACTATCTCCAATAGTACTAAGTATCATCTGTCTGCTATTTTTAAGTTGTTCTAACAGCAAAGAAGAAAATAGAATCTTAATTAACCAGGAAGGTTATTACCGTACTGCTACTAAAATTATTACGGTTAAAACCGATAAACCGGCCAAATTTTTACTTTTATCGGCTGATAAATCAAAAGATATTTTGAAAGGCGATGTAACTAACATTTCTCCTTGGAAATTTTCAGGAGAGACTTACGGGAAAATTGACTTATCAAGTTTTAAAGAAGCAGGGGCTTATGTTGTGTGGATAGAAGATATTGGTTACTCCGATATTATCAATATTAAAGATAACTTAGGAGAACAATCTTTAGCCACTAGTGTAGAAGCTTACTATTTACAAAGATGTTCATCTCCAATAGAAAAAGAGTACGCTGGTATTTATGCTAGAGAAGGAGGTCATCCAGATGATAAAGTGCTAATTCATTCCTCAGCACTTAATCCAGGACAAGATCCTAAAACAACAATTAGTAGCCCAAAAGGGTGGTATGATGCAGGAGACTATAATAAGTATATTGTAAATTCTGGTATCACTACGTATACATTATTATTGGTCTATAAAAATTATGCAGATATTTTAAAACCAATAGAACTTAAAATTCCCGTAAACAATAAGAATTTACCTTTGTACTTAGATAACATAAAATGGAATCTTGATTGGATGTTTACTATGCAAGATCCTTTAGACGGAGGAGTGTATCATAAACTCACAAATGCAAGTTTTGATGGAATGGTTATGCCTGCAAAAGCTCAGAAAAAATCAAGGTATGTTGTTCAAAAATCTACCGCCGCAGCTTTAAATTTCGCAGCCGTATTTTTTCATGCATCAAGAGTATTTTCAGAATTTGATAAGACTTTAGCCGAAGATTATAAACTTGCTGCAATTAAAGCATTGGATTGGGCAGAAAAGAATCCTTCGATAATTTATGATCAGGTCGAGATGAATAAAAAATATTCTCCTAAAATTACAACAGGAGCATATGATGATAAGAACTTATCTGATGAATTTATTTGGGCTTATACAGAAGCCTTTTTAACTACTTTGGATGATACCTATTATACAAAAGTAGAATGGTCTAAGGGAGATTATAATAAAGTACCTTCTTGGAGTAATGTAGAATATTTAGCAATATATTCTTTATTAACAATGAAGTACGACATACCAAAAATTGCTCAGAAAGATTTTCTTCTACTCAAGAAAATGATGACCAAAAAAGCGGATGTATTAGCTTCTACTTATAAAAGTTCAGCAATGTCTACATCAATGGGAGCAACCAATAACGATTTTGTTTGGGGATCTAATGCAGTAGCGGCTAATCATGCAATGTTTCTTTTACAAGCTTATGCTATTAATTTTAATAAAGAATATATAGATACAGCAATTGGAGCTTTCGATTTTGTAATGGGTAGAAATCCTTTAGATATGTGTTTCTTAACGGGTTCTGGAAAACAACACCCTATGCATATACACCATAGATTATCTGACGCAGATAAGATTAAAGAACCACTACCAGGTTTACTAGTTGGAGGTCCTCAAAATGAGAATAACTCAGATAATTGTGGTTATAACAATGAATTTCCTGCAACTACATATAAAGACGTAGTCTGTAGTTTTACAACCAATGAAATTGCGATAAATTGGAATGCACCTTTTGTTTATATGATGGCCGGTTTAGAAAGCCACTATGGTAATAAAATAGATCCCTTGGCTCAGAATTAA